From a region of the Rhinopithecus roxellana isolate Shanxi Qingling chromosome 8, ASM756505v1, whole genome shotgun sequence genome:
- the CLK2 gene encoding dual specificity protein kinase CLK2 isoform X5, producing MFDWFDYHGHMCISFELLGLSTFDFLKDNNYLPYPIHQVRHMAFQLCQAVKFLHDNKLTHTDLKPENILFVNSDYELTYNLEKKRDERSVKSTAVRVVDFGSATFDHEHHSTIVSTRHYRAPEVILELGWSQPCDVWSIGCIIFEYYVGFTLFQTHDNREHLAMMERILGPIPSRMIRKTRKQKYFYRGRLDWDENTSAGRYVRENCKPLRRYLTSEAEEHHQLFDLIESMLEYEPAKRLTLGEALQHPFFTRLRAEPPNKLWDSSRDISR from the exons ATGTTTGACTGGTTTGACTACCATGGCCACATGTGTATCTCCTTTGAGCTTCTGGGCCTTAGCACCTTCGATTTCCTCAAAGACAACAACTACCTGCCCTACCCCATCCACCAAGTGCGCCACATGGCCTTCCAGCTGTGCCAGGCTGTCAAGT TCCTCCATGATAACAAGCTGACACATACAGACCTCAAGCCTGAAAATATTCTGTTTGTGAATTCAGACTATGAGCTCACCTACAACCTAGAGAAG AAGCGAGATGAGCGCAGTGTGAAGAGCACAGCTGTGCGGGTGGTAGACTTTGGCAGTGCCACCTTTGACCATGAGCACCATAGCACCATTGTCTCCACTCGCCATTACCGAGCACCAGAGGTCATCCTTG AGTTGGGCTGGTCAcagccttgtgatgtgtggagtATAGGCTGCATCATCTTTGAGTACTATGTGGGATTCACCCTCTTCCAG ACCCATGACAACAGAGAGCATCTAGCCATGATGGAAAGGATATTGGGTCCTATCCCTTCCCGGATGATCCGAAAGACAAG aaagcagaaatatttttacCGGGGTCGCCTGGATTGGGATGAGAACACATCAGCTGGGCGCTATGTTCGTGAGAACTGCAAACCGCTGCGG CGGTATCTGACCTCAGAGGCAGAGGAACACCACCAGCTCTTCGATCTGATTGAAAGCATGCTAGAGTATGAACCAGCTAAGCGGCTGACCTTGGGTGAAGCCCTTCAGCATCCTTTCTTCACCCGCCTTCGGGCTGAGCCACCCAACAAGTTGTGGGACTCCAGTCGGGATATCAGTCGGTGA
- the CLK2 gene encoding dual specificity protein kinase CLK2 isoform X4, with protein MPHPRRYHSSERGSRESYREHYRSRKHKRRRSRSWSSSSDRTRRRRREDSYHVRSRSYDDRSSDRRVYDRRYCGSYRRNDYSRDRGDAYYDTDYRHSYEYQRENSSYRSQRSSRRKHRRRRRRSRTFSRSSSHSSRRAKSVEDDAEGHLIYHVGDWLQERYEIVSTLGEGTFGRVVQCVDHRRGGARVALKIIKNVEKYKEAARLEINVLEKINEKDPDNKNLCVQMFDWFDYHGHMCISFELLGLSTFDFLKDNNYLPYPIHQVRHMAFQLCQAVKFLHDNKLTHTDLKPENILFVNSDYELTYNLEKKRDERSVKSTAVRVVDFGSATFDHEHHSTIVSTRHYRAPEVILELGWSQPCDVWSIGCIIFEYYVGFTLFQTHDNREHLAMMERILGPIPSRMIRKTRKQKYFYRGRLDWDENTSAGRYVRENCKPLRRYLTSEAEEHHQLFDLIESMLEYEPAKRLTLGEALQHPFFTRLRAEPPNKLWDSSRDISR; from the exons atGCCTCATCCTCGAAGGTACCATTCCTCAGAGCGAGGCAGCCGGGAGAGTTACCGTGAACACTATCGGAGCCGAAAGCATAAGCGACGAAGAAGTCGCTCCTGGTCAAGTAGTAGTGACCGGACACGACGGCGCCGGCGAGAGGACAGCTACCATGTCCGTTCTCGaag TTACGATGATCGTTCATCCGACCGGAGGGTGTATGACAGGCGATACTGTGGCAGCTACAGACGCAACGATTATAGCCGGGATCGGGGAGATGCCTACTATGACACAGACTATCGGCATTCCTATGAATATCAGCGGGAAAACAGCAGTTACCGCAGCCAGCGCAGCAGCCGGAGGAAGCACAGACGGCGGAGGAGGCGCAGCCGGACATTTAGCCGCTCATCTTCG CACAGCAGCCGGAGAGCCAAGAGTGTAGAGGACGACGCTGAGGGCCACCTCATCTACCACGTCGGGGACTGGCTACAAGAGCGAT ATGAAATCGTTAGCACCTTAGGAGAGGGAACCTTCGGCCGAGTTGTACAATGTGTTGACCATCGCAG GGGTGGGGCTCGAGTTGCCCTGAAGATCATTAAGAATGTGGAGAAGTACAAGGAAGCAGCTCGACTTGAGATCAACGTGCTGGAGAAAATAAACGAGAAAGACCCTGACAACAAGAA cctctgtGTCCAGATGTTTGACTGGTTTGACTACCATGGCCACATGTGTATCTCCTTTGAGCTTCTGGGCCTTAGCACCTTCGATTTCCTCAAAGACAACAACTACCTGCCCTACCCCATCCACCAAGTGCGCCACATGGCCTTCCAGCTGTGCCAGGCTGTCAAGT TCCTCCATGATAACAAGCTGACACATACAGACCTCAAGCCTGAAAATATTCTGTTTGTGAATTCAGACTATGAGCTCACCTACAACCTAGAGAAG AAGCGAGATGAGCGCAGTGTGAAGAGCACAGCTGTGCGGGTGGTAGACTTTGGCAGTGCCACCTTTGACCATGAGCACCATAGCACCATTGTCTCCACTCGCCATTACCGAGCACCAGAGGTCATCCTTG AGTTGGGCTGGTCAcagccttgtgatgtgtggagtATAGGCTGCATCATCTTTGAGTACTATGTGGGATTCACCCTCTTCCAG ACCCATGACAACAGAGAGCATCTAGCCATGATGGAAAGGATATTGGGTCCTATCCCTTCCCGGATGATCCGAAAGACAAG aaagcagaaatatttttacCGGGGTCGCCTGGATTGGGATGAGAACACATCAGCTGGGCGCTATGTTCGTGAGAACTGCAAACCGCTGCGG CGGTATCTGACCTCAGAGGCAGAGGAACACCACCAGCTCTTCGATCTGATTGAAAGCATGCTAGAGTATGAACCAGCTAAGCGGCTGACCTTGGGTGAAGCCCTTCAGCATCCTTTCTTCACCCGCCTTCGGGCTGAGCCACCCAACAAGTTGTGGGACTCCAGTCGGGATATCAGTCGGTGA
- the CLK2 gene encoding dual specificity protein kinase CLK2 isoform X2 produces MPHPRRYHSSERGSRESYREHYRSRKHKRRRSRSWSSSSDRTRRRRREDSYHVRSRSSYDDRSSDRRVYDRRYCGSYRRNDYSRDRGDAYYDTDYRHSYEYQRENSSYRSQRSSRRKHRRRRRRSRTFSRSSSHSSRRAKSVEDDAEGHLIYHVGDWLQERYEIVSTLGEGTFGRVVQCVDHRRGGARVALKIIKNVEKYKEAARLEINVLEKINEKDPDNKNLCVQMFDWFDYHGHMCISFELLGLSTFDFLKDNNYLPYPIHQVRHMAFQLCQAVKFLHDNKLTHTDLKPENILFVNSDYELTYNLEKKRDERSVKSTAVRVVDFGSATFDHEHHSTIVSTRHYRAPEVILELGWSQPCDVWSIGCIIFEYYVGFTLFQTHDNREHLAMMERILGPIPSRMIRKTRKQKYFYRGRLDWDENTSAGRYVRENCKPLRRYLTSEAEEHHQLFDLIESMLEYEPAKRLTLGEALQHPFFTRLRAEPPNKLWDSSRDISR; encoded by the exons atGCCTCATCCTCGAAGGTACCATTCCTCAGAGCGAGGCAGCCGGGAGAGTTACCGTGAACACTATCGGAGCCGAAAGCATAAGCGACGAAGAAGTCGCTCCTGGTCAAGTAGTAGTGACCGGACACGACGGCGCCGGCGAGAGGACAGCTACCATGTCCGTTCTCGaag CAGTTACGATGATCGTTCATCCGACCGGAGGGTGTATGACAGGCGATACTGTGGCAGCTACAGACGCAACGATTATAGCCGGGATCGGGGAGATGCCTACTATGACACAGACTATCGGCATTCCTATGAATATCAGCGGGAAAACAGCAGTTACCGCAGCCAGCGCAGCAGCCGGAGGAAGCACAGACGGCGGAGGAGGCGCAGCCGGACATTTAGCCGCTCATCTTCG CACAGCAGCCGGAGAGCCAAGAGTGTAGAGGACGACGCTGAGGGCCACCTCATCTACCACGTCGGGGACTGGCTACAAGAGCGAT ATGAAATCGTTAGCACCTTAGGAGAGGGAACCTTCGGCCGAGTTGTACAATGTGTTGACCATCGCAG GGGTGGGGCTCGAGTTGCCCTGAAGATCATTAAGAATGTGGAGAAGTACAAGGAAGCAGCTCGACTTGAGATCAACGTGCTGGAGAAAATAAACGAGAAAGACCCTGACAACAAGAA cctctgtGTCCAGATGTTTGACTGGTTTGACTACCATGGCCACATGTGTATCTCCTTTGAGCTTCTGGGCCTTAGCACCTTCGATTTCCTCAAAGACAACAACTACCTGCCCTACCCCATCCACCAAGTGCGCCACATGGCCTTCCAGCTGTGCCAGGCTGTCAAGT TCCTCCATGATAACAAGCTGACACATACAGACCTCAAGCCTGAAAATATTCTGTTTGTGAATTCAGACTATGAGCTCACCTACAACCTAGAGAAG AAGCGAGATGAGCGCAGTGTGAAGAGCACAGCTGTGCGGGTGGTAGACTTTGGCAGTGCCACCTTTGACCATGAGCACCATAGCACCATTGTCTCCACTCGCCATTACCGAGCACCAGAGGTCATCCTTG AGTTGGGCTGGTCAcagccttgtgatgtgtggagtATAGGCTGCATCATCTTTGAGTACTATGTGGGATTCACCCTCTTCCAG ACCCATGACAACAGAGAGCATCTAGCCATGATGGAAAGGATATTGGGTCCTATCCCTTCCCGGATGATCCGAAAGACAAG aaagcagaaatatttttacCGGGGTCGCCTGGATTGGGATGAGAACACATCAGCTGGGCGCTATGTTCGTGAGAACTGCAAACCGCTGCGG CGGTATCTGACCTCAGAGGCAGAGGAACACCACCAGCTCTTCGATCTGATTGAAAGCATGCTAGAGTATGAACCAGCTAAGCGGCTGACCTTGGGTGAAGCCCTTCAGCATCCTTTCTTCACCCGCCTTCGGGCTGAGCCACCCAACAAGTTGTGGGACTCCAGTCGGGATATCAGTCGGTGA
- the SCAMP3 gene encoding secretory carrier-associated membrane protein 3 isoform X2, with product MAQSRDGGNPFAEPSELDNPFQPPPAYEPPAPAPLPPPSAPSLQPSRKLSPTEPKNYGSYSTQASAAAATAELLKKQEELNRKAEELDRRERELQHAALGGAATRQNNWPPLPSFCPVQPCFFQDISMEIPQEFQKTVSTMYYLWMCSTLALLLNFLACLASFCVETNNGAGFGLSILWVLLFTPCSFVCWYRPMYKAFRSDSSFNFFVFFFIFFVQDVLFVLQAIGIPGWGFSGWISALVVLKANTAVAVLMLLVALLFTGIAVLGIVMLKRIHSLYRRTGASFQKAQQEFAAGVFSNPAVRTAAASAAAGAAENAFRAP from the exons ATGGCTCAGAGCAGAGACGGCGGAAACCCATTCGCCGAGCCCAGCGAGCTTGACAACCCCTTTCAG CCACCACCAGCCTATGAgcctccagcccctgccccatTGCCTCCACCCTCAGCTCCCTCCTTGCAGCCCTCAAGAAAGCTCAGCCCCACAGAACCTAAGAACTATGGCTCCTACAGCACTCAG GCCTCAGCTGCAGCAGCTACAGCTGAACTGCTAAAGAAACAGGAGGAGCTCAACCGGAAGGCAGAGGAGTTGGACCGAAGGGAGCGAGAGCTGCAGCATGCTGCCCTGGGGGGCGCAGCTA CTCGACAGAACAATTGGCCCCCTCTACCTTCTTTTTGTCCAGTTCAGCCCTGCTTTTTCCAGGACATCTCCATGGAGATCCCCCAAGAATTTCAGAAGACTGTATCCACCATGTACTACCTCTGGATGT GCAGCACGCTGGCTCTTCTCCTGAACTTCCTCGCCTGCCTGGCCAGCTTCTGTGTGGAAACCAACAATGGCGCAGGCTTTGGGCTTTCTATCCTCTGGGTCCTCCTTTTCACGCCCTGCTCCTTTGTCTGCTGGTACCGCCCCATGTATAAGGCTTTCCG gAGTGACAGTTCATTCAATTTCTtcgttttcttcttcattttcttcgtCCAGGATGTGCTCTTTGTCCTCCAGGCCATTGGTATCCCAGGTTGGGGATTCAG CGGCTGGATCTCCGCTCTGGTGGTGCTGAAGGCCAACACAGCAGTAGCCGTGCTCATGCTGCTGGTCGCCCTGCTCTTCACTGGCATTGCTGTGCTAGGAATTGTCATGCTGAAACGG ATCCACTCCTTATACCGCCGCACAGGTGCCAGCTTTCAGAAGGCCCAGCAAGAATTTGCTGCTGGTGTCTTCTCCAACCCTGCGGTGCGAACCGCAGCTGCCAGTGCAGCCGCTGGGGCTGCTGAAAATGCCTTCCGGGCCCCGTGA
- the CLK2 gene encoding dual specificity protein kinase CLK2 isoform X3, producing the protein MPHPRRYHSSERGSRESYREHYRSRKHKRRRSRSWSSSSDRTRRRRREDSYHVRSRSYDDRSSDRRVYDRRYCGSYRRNDYSRDRGDAYYDTDYRHSYEYQRENSSYRSQRSSRRKHRRRRRRSRTFSRSSSQHSSRRAKSVEDDAEGHLIYHVGDWLQERYEIVSTLGEGTFGRVVQCVDHRRGGARVALKIIKNVEKYKEAARLEINVLEKINEKDPDNKNLCVQMFDWFDYHGHMCISFELLGLSTFDFLKDNNYLPYPIHQVRHMAFQLCQAVKFLHDNKLTHTDLKPENILFVNSDYELTYNLEKKRDERSVKSTAVRVVDFGSATFDHEHHSTIVSTRHYRAPEVILELGWSQPCDVWSIGCIIFEYYVGFTLFQTHDNREHLAMMERILGPIPSRMIRKTRKQKYFYRGRLDWDENTSAGRYVRENCKPLRRYLTSEAEEHHQLFDLIESMLEYEPAKRLTLGEALQHPFFTRLRAEPPNKLWDSSRDISR; encoded by the exons atGCCTCATCCTCGAAGGTACCATTCCTCAGAGCGAGGCAGCCGGGAGAGTTACCGTGAACACTATCGGAGCCGAAAGCATAAGCGACGAAGAAGTCGCTCCTGGTCAAGTAGTAGTGACCGGACACGACGGCGCCGGCGAGAGGACAGCTACCATGTCCGTTCTCGaag TTACGATGATCGTTCATCCGACCGGAGGGTGTATGACAGGCGATACTGTGGCAGCTACAGACGCAACGATTATAGCCGGGATCGGGGAGATGCCTACTATGACACAGACTATCGGCATTCCTATGAATATCAGCGGGAAAACAGCAGTTACCGCAGCCAGCGCAGCAGCCGGAGGAAGCACAGACGGCGGAGGAGGCGCAGCCGGACATTTAGCCGCTCATCTTCG CAGCACAGCAGCCGGAGAGCCAAGAGTGTAGAGGACGACGCTGAGGGCCACCTCATCTACCACGTCGGGGACTGGCTACAAGAGCGAT ATGAAATCGTTAGCACCTTAGGAGAGGGAACCTTCGGCCGAGTTGTACAATGTGTTGACCATCGCAG GGGTGGGGCTCGAGTTGCCCTGAAGATCATTAAGAATGTGGAGAAGTACAAGGAAGCAGCTCGACTTGAGATCAACGTGCTGGAGAAAATAAACGAGAAAGACCCTGACAACAAGAA cctctgtGTCCAGATGTTTGACTGGTTTGACTACCATGGCCACATGTGTATCTCCTTTGAGCTTCTGGGCCTTAGCACCTTCGATTTCCTCAAAGACAACAACTACCTGCCCTACCCCATCCACCAAGTGCGCCACATGGCCTTCCAGCTGTGCCAGGCTGTCAAGT TCCTCCATGATAACAAGCTGACACATACAGACCTCAAGCCTGAAAATATTCTGTTTGTGAATTCAGACTATGAGCTCACCTACAACCTAGAGAAG AAGCGAGATGAGCGCAGTGTGAAGAGCACAGCTGTGCGGGTGGTAGACTTTGGCAGTGCCACCTTTGACCATGAGCACCATAGCACCATTGTCTCCACTCGCCATTACCGAGCACCAGAGGTCATCCTTG AGTTGGGCTGGTCAcagccttgtgatgtgtggagtATAGGCTGCATCATCTTTGAGTACTATGTGGGATTCACCCTCTTCCAG ACCCATGACAACAGAGAGCATCTAGCCATGATGGAAAGGATATTGGGTCCTATCCCTTCCCGGATGATCCGAAAGACAAG aaagcagaaatatttttacCGGGGTCGCCTGGATTGGGATGAGAACACATCAGCTGGGCGCTATGTTCGTGAGAACTGCAAACCGCTGCGG CGGTATCTGACCTCAGAGGCAGAGGAACACCACCAGCTCTTCGATCTGATTGAAAGCATGCTAGAGTATGAACCAGCTAAGCGGCTGACCTTGGGTGAAGCCCTTCAGCATCCTTTCTTCACCCGCCTTCGGGCTGAGCCACCCAACAAGTTGTGGGACTCCAGTCGGGATATCAGTCGGTGA
- the CLK2 gene encoding dual specificity protein kinase CLK2 isoform X1, translating to MPHPRRYHSSERGSRESYREHYRSRKHKRRRSRSWSSSSDRTRRRRREDSYHVRSRSSYDDRSSDRRVYDRRYCGSYRRNDYSRDRGDAYYDTDYRHSYEYQRENSSYRSQRSSRRKHRRRRRRSRTFSRSSSQHSSRRAKSVEDDAEGHLIYHVGDWLQERYEIVSTLGEGTFGRVVQCVDHRRGGARVALKIIKNVEKYKEAARLEINVLEKINEKDPDNKNLCVQMFDWFDYHGHMCISFELLGLSTFDFLKDNNYLPYPIHQVRHMAFQLCQAVKFLHDNKLTHTDLKPENILFVNSDYELTYNLEKKRDERSVKSTAVRVVDFGSATFDHEHHSTIVSTRHYRAPEVILELGWSQPCDVWSIGCIIFEYYVGFTLFQTHDNREHLAMMERILGPIPSRMIRKTRKQKYFYRGRLDWDENTSAGRYVRENCKPLRRYLTSEAEEHHQLFDLIESMLEYEPAKRLTLGEALQHPFFTRLRAEPPNKLWDSSRDISR from the exons atGCCTCATCCTCGAAGGTACCATTCCTCAGAGCGAGGCAGCCGGGAGAGTTACCGTGAACACTATCGGAGCCGAAAGCATAAGCGACGAAGAAGTCGCTCCTGGTCAAGTAGTAGTGACCGGACACGACGGCGCCGGCGAGAGGACAGCTACCATGTCCGTTCTCGaag CAGTTACGATGATCGTTCATCCGACCGGAGGGTGTATGACAGGCGATACTGTGGCAGCTACAGACGCAACGATTATAGCCGGGATCGGGGAGATGCCTACTATGACACAGACTATCGGCATTCCTATGAATATCAGCGGGAAAACAGCAGTTACCGCAGCCAGCGCAGCAGCCGGAGGAAGCACAGACGGCGGAGGAGGCGCAGCCGGACATTTAGCCGCTCATCTTCG CAGCACAGCAGCCGGAGAGCCAAGAGTGTAGAGGACGACGCTGAGGGCCACCTCATCTACCACGTCGGGGACTGGCTACAAGAGCGAT ATGAAATCGTTAGCACCTTAGGAGAGGGAACCTTCGGCCGAGTTGTACAATGTGTTGACCATCGCAG GGGTGGGGCTCGAGTTGCCCTGAAGATCATTAAGAATGTGGAGAAGTACAAGGAAGCAGCTCGACTTGAGATCAACGTGCTGGAGAAAATAAACGAGAAAGACCCTGACAACAAGAA cctctgtGTCCAGATGTTTGACTGGTTTGACTACCATGGCCACATGTGTATCTCCTTTGAGCTTCTGGGCCTTAGCACCTTCGATTTCCTCAAAGACAACAACTACCTGCCCTACCCCATCCACCAAGTGCGCCACATGGCCTTCCAGCTGTGCCAGGCTGTCAAGT TCCTCCATGATAACAAGCTGACACATACAGACCTCAAGCCTGAAAATATTCTGTTTGTGAATTCAGACTATGAGCTCACCTACAACCTAGAGAAG AAGCGAGATGAGCGCAGTGTGAAGAGCACAGCTGTGCGGGTGGTAGACTTTGGCAGTGCCACCTTTGACCATGAGCACCATAGCACCATTGTCTCCACTCGCCATTACCGAGCACCAGAGGTCATCCTTG AGTTGGGCTGGTCAcagccttgtgatgtgtggagtATAGGCTGCATCATCTTTGAGTACTATGTGGGATTCACCCTCTTCCAG ACCCATGACAACAGAGAGCATCTAGCCATGATGGAAAGGATATTGGGTCCTATCCCTTCCCGGATGATCCGAAAGACAAG aaagcagaaatatttttacCGGGGTCGCCTGGATTGGGATGAGAACACATCAGCTGGGCGCTATGTTCGTGAGAACTGCAAACCGCTGCGG CGGTATCTGACCTCAGAGGCAGAGGAACACCACCAGCTCTTCGATCTGATTGAAAGCATGCTAGAGTATGAACCAGCTAAGCGGCTGACCTTGGGTGAAGCCCTTCAGCATCCTTTCTTCACCCGCCTTCGGGCTGAGCCACCCAACAAGTTGTGGGACTCCAGTCGGGATATCAGTCGGTGA
- the SCAMP3 gene encoding secretory carrier-associated membrane protein 3 isoform X1: MAQSRDGGNPFAEPSELDNPFQDPAVIQHRPSRQYATLDVYNPFETREPPPAYEPPAPAPLPPPSAPSLQPSRKLSPTEPKNYGSYSTQASAAAATAELLKKQEELNRKAEELDRRERELQHAALGGAATRQNNWPPLPSFCPVQPCFFQDISMEIPQEFQKTVSTMYYLWMCSTLALLLNFLACLASFCVETNNGAGFGLSILWVLLFTPCSFVCWYRPMYKAFRSDSSFNFFVFFFIFFVQDVLFVLQAIGIPGWGFSGWISALVVLKANTAVAVLMLLVALLFTGIAVLGIVMLKRIHSLYRRTGASFQKAQQEFAAGVFSNPAVRTAAASAAAGAAENAFRAP, from the exons ATGGCTCAGAGCAGAGACGGCGGAAACCCATTCGCCGAGCCCAGCGAGCTTGACAACCCCTTTCAG GACCCAGCTGTGATCCAGCACCGACCCAGCCGGCAGTATGCCACTCTTGACGTCTACAACCCTTTTGAGACCCGGGAG CCACCACCAGCCTATGAgcctccagcccctgccccatTGCCTCCACCCTCAGCTCCCTCCTTGCAGCCCTCAAGAAAGCTCAGCCCCACAGAACCTAAGAACTATGGCTCCTACAGCACTCAG GCCTCAGCTGCAGCAGCTACAGCTGAACTGCTAAAGAAACAGGAGGAGCTCAACCGGAAGGCAGAGGAGTTGGACCGAAGGGAGCGAGAGCTGCAGCATGCTGCCCTGGGGGGCGCAGCTA CTCGACAGAACAATTGGCCCCCTCTACCTTCTTTTTGTCCAGTTCAGCCCTGCTTTTTCCAGGACATCTCCATGGAGATCCCCCAAGAATTTCAGAAGACTGTATCCACCATGTACTACCTCTGGATGT GCAGCACGCTGGCTCTTCTCCTGAACTTCCTCGCCTGCCTGGCCAGCTTCTGTGTGGAAACCAACAATGGCGCAGGCTTTGGGCTTTCTATCCTCTGGGTCCTCCTTTTCACGCCCTGCTCCTTTGTCTGCTGGTACCGCCCCATGTATAAGGCTTTCCG gAGTGACAGTTCATTCAATTTCTtcgttttcttcttcattttcttcgtCCAGGATGTGCTCTTTGTCCTCCAGGCCATTGGTATCCCAGGTTGGGGATTCAG CGGCTGGATCTCCGCTCTGGTGGTGCTGAAGGCCAACACAGCAGTAGCCGTGCTCATGCTGCTGGTCGCCCTGCTCTTCACTGGCATTGCTGTGCTAGGAATTGTCATGCTGAAACGG ATCCACTCCTTATACCGCCGCACAGGTGCCAGCTTTCAGAAGGCCCAGCAAGAATTTGCTGCTGGTGTCTTCTCCAACCCTGCGGTGCGAACCGCAGCTGCCAGTGCAGCCGCTGGGGCTGCTGAAAATGCCTTCCGGGCCCCGTGA